One Megalopta genalis isolate 19385.01 chromosome 11, iyMegGena1_principal, whole genome shotgun sequence genomic region harbors:
- the LOC117226018 gene encoding large ribosomal subunit protein eL34 has product MVQRLTYRRRLSYNTKSNRRRVVRTPGGKLVYQYLKKPKKIPRCGLCKDKLRGIQPARPMERSRMCRRKKTVKRVYGGVLCHKCVKERIVRAFLIEEQKIVVKYMKARNAKTKAEK; this is encoded by the exons ATGGTGCAGCGGTTAACCTATCGTCGACGATTGTCATACAATACGAAAAGCAACAGGAGACGCGT AGTACGCACACCTGGCGGAAAGTTGGTATATCAGTATCTTAAAAAACCCAAGAAGATCCCCAGATGTGGATTATGCAAAGACAAACTGAGAGGAATCCAGCCTGCTAGACCGATGGAAAGGTCCAGAATGTGCAGACGTAAGAAGACGGTGAAACGCGTGTACGGCGGTGTTCTTTGTCACAAATGCGTAAAAGAAAG AATCGTCCGTGCTTTCCTAATCGAAGAACAGAAGATCGtcgtcaagtatatgaaggcgCGTAATGCAAAAACGAAAGCGGAGAAGTGA